A single Pedobacter sp. PACM 27299 DNA region contains:
- a CDS encoding aminotransferase class I/II-fold pyridoxal phosphate-dependent enzyme: MDIFDKVAKRMGPIGQHQKWSHGYFSFPKLEGDIAPHMNFRGKEHLVWSLNNYLGLANHPEVREADKQGATDFGMAYPMGARMMSGNSKYHEQMEQELAEFVGKEDAFLLNFGYQGMVSIIDCLVDRNDVIVYDAESHACIIDGLRLHMGKRFVYQHNDIESARKQLERATKLTEQSGGGILLITEGVFGMSGAQGKLKELIELKKEFDFRLLIDDAHGFGTMGPTGAGTHEEQGCVEGVDIYFGTFAKSMAGIGAFVASTQELTNYFRYNMRSQTFAKALPMPMVIGLLKRLELLKNNPELRERLWLIATTLQKGLRERGFDLGITNTMVTPVFLKGELLEATALTMDLRENYGIFCSIVVYPVIPKGLIELRLIPTAVHTLEDVQRTLDAFSEVSEKLKTGYYKEHQFSMA, translated from the coding sequence TTGGATATTTTTGATAAAGTAGCAAAACGCATGGGACCGATTGGTCAGCACCAGAAATGGTCACATGGATATTTCTCTTTTCCTAAATTAGAGGGGGATATCGCACCTCACATGAATTTTCGTGGCAAAGAACATTTAGTTTGGAGTTTAAACAACTATTTAGGATTGGCTAATCACCCTGAAGTTAGGGAAGCGGATAAGCAAGGTGCGACGGATTTTGGTATGGCTTACCCGATGGGTGCAAGAATGATGTCCGGTAACTCTAAGTACCATGAGCAAATGGAGCAGGAATTGGCTGAATTTGTTGGGAAAGAAGATGCATTCTTATTAAATTTCGGTTACCAGGGTATGGTATCGATCATCGATTGTTTAGTCGATAGAAATGACGTAATCGTTTATGATGCGGAATCTCATGCTTGCATTATTGATGGTTTACGTTTACACATGGGTAAGCGCTTCGTTTATCAGCACAATGATATTGAAAGTGCACGCAAGCAATTAGAACGTGCTACTAAACTGACGGAACAATCGGGTGGTGGTATTCTTTTGATCACGGAAGGTGTATTTGGGATGTCAGGTGCACAAGGTAAATTGAAGGAACTGATTGAATTGAAAAAAGAATTCGATTTCCGTCTTTTAATTGACGATGCACATGGTTTCGGTACTATGGGTCCAACAGGTGCGGGTACTCATGAAGAGCAAGGCTGTGTTGAAGGTGTGGATATTTATTTCGGTACTTTCGCAAAATCAATGGCAGGTATTGGTGCTTTCGTTGCCTCTACACAAGAATTAACCAACTATTTCCGCTACAATATGCGTTCGCAGACTTTCGCGAAGGCTTTACCAATGCCAATGGTAATTGGTTTATTGAAAAGATTAGAGCTGCTTAAAAATAATCCAGAGTTAAGAGAACGTCTTTGGCTGATCGCAACTACCCTTCAAAAAGGTTTAAGAGAACGTGGTTTTGATTTAGGGATTACCAATACGATGGTGACGCCGGTGTTCTTAAAAGGGGAATTGTTAGAAGCTACGGCATTGACAATGGATCTACGTGAGAACTACGGTATCTTCTGTTCGATTGTAGTTTATCCAGTGATTCCTAAGGGATTAATTGAGTTAAGGTTGATTCCAACCGCTGTTCATACTTTGGAAGACGTACAACGCACTTTAGATGCTTTTAGCGAGGTGTCTGAGAAGTTGAAAACAGGTTATTATAAAGAACATCAGTTCTCTATGGCTTAG
- the dapA gene encoding 4-hydroxy-tetrahydrodipicolinate synthase — MNKFHGTGVALVTPFNADGTVDYTGLKNLINHLVEGKVEYLVSLGTTGEASTLNKSDKKKIWEFTAEINNGRLPLVAGIGGNDTAELAQSIKDFELSGYDAILSASPYYNKPSQEGIYQHYKAVSEASALPVFLYNVPGRTGSNLSPETTCRLANDFKNIIGTKEASGSFDQFNQILRDKPADFMLISGDDPVAMPMIALGAVGVISVVGNALPQQLSDMIRLCLNGDFKAAAPLHLDLIEFTRLIFAEGNPGGVKAALKQLGVCDDYVRLPLVQVTDSLRKAIIAETNRITA, encoded by the coding sequence ATGAACAAATTTCACGGAACGGGTGTGGCATTGGTCACCCCATTTAATGCAGACGGAACAGTGGATTATACAGGCCTTAAAAACCTGATCAATCACCTCGTTGAAGGAAAAGTAGAATACCTGGTATCTTTAGGTACAACGGGAGAAGCATCAACACTGAATAAGAGCGACAAGAAGAAGATCTGGGAATTTACTGCTGAAATTAACAATGGCCGTTTACCGCTCGTAGCTGGTATCGGAGGGAATGATACGGCTGAACTTGCCCAAAGTATAAAAGATTTCGAACTGAGTGGTTATGATGCGATCTTATCAGCCAGTCCATATTATAATAAGCCAAGTCAGGAAGGCATTTATCAACACTATAAAGCAGTATCAGAAGCCAGCGCATTACCTGTGTTTCTTTACAATGTACCTGGACGTACGGGCAGCAATCTAAGTCCTGAAACGACCTGCCGCTTAGCTAATGATTTCAAAAATATCATTGGTACTAAAGAAGCATCTGGAAGTTTCGACCAGTTCAACCAGATCCTGCGCGATAAACCAGCAGATTTTATGCTGATCTCAGGTGATGATCCAGTGGCAATGCCCATGATCGCATTAGGCGCAGTAGGCGTAATTTCTGTAGTAGGAAACGCTTTACCTCAGCAATTATCTGATATGATCAGGTTGTGTCTAAATGGTGATTTTAAAGCCGCAGCTCCATTACATCTGGACTTAATCGAGTTTACCAGACTGATCTTCGCAGAAGGAAATCCTGGTGGCGTAAAAGCAGCATTGAAGCAATTGGGCGTATGTGACGACTATGTGCGTTTGCCATTGGTACAGGTAACTGACAGCCTGCGCAAAGCGATCATTGCAGAAACCAATAGAATTACTGCTTAA
- the ligA gene encoding NAD-dependent DNA ligase LigA, which translates to MPLTEIKDKMEALVKELNQHSYNYYVLAMPTIADYEFDKKLAELEQLEKAHPEFANPNSPTQKVGGDITKNFTTVAHRWPMLSLGNTYNEQDLRDFDERVRKTIGDQFEYVCELKFDGLSISLTYENHKLVRAVTRGDGTKGDDVTTNIKTIRNIPHQLKNETVPPLFEIRGEIFMHRAAFDRLNREREEFGEVQYANPRNFAAGTIKMQDSKEVARRPLDCFLYSLNTDKNYFKTHWESLESLKSWGFNVCEHTELSSTIDDVLAFVHKWEEQRFQLSYDIDGIVIKVNSYAQQQELGFTAKSPRWAISYKYKAQEVETILEKVTYQVGRTGAVTPVANLKPVQLAGTTVKRATLHNANEIERLDLHEGDTVFVEKGGEIIPKIIHVNLEKRKPGALKIHYLSACPECNTPLIRKEGEVAFYCPNDEACPPQIVGKIQHFISRKAMNIDGLGDETIETFYQKGLVAHISDLYTLHERSEDLKTLERFGERSIENMLKGIENSKQMPFEKVLFGLGIRFVGETVAKKLAVGTKNIDKLMTATLEELVAIDEIGQRIAESIIEYFAKPEHIRQIELLKSYGLQFEVVEKEITLQSDKLTGKTFVISGVFENYSREELKEIIESNGGKILSGISAKLNYLVAGDNMGPSKLEKANKLNVPLISQDGLLALLK; encoded by the coding sequence ATGCCACTTACGGAGATCAAAGACAAAATGGAAGCATTGGTTAAGGAGCTTAACCAACATAGTTACAATTATTATGTATTGGCAATGCCTACCATTGCAGATTACGAGTTCGACAAGAAATTAGCAGAGCTGGAGCAATTAGAAAAAGCACATCCAGAATTCGCAAATCCCAACTCCCCTACCCAAAAAGTTGGTGGAGACATCACCAAAAACTTTACAACCGTAGCCCACCGATGGCCAATGCTTTCGCTGGGAAATACCTATAACGAACAAGACCTGCGTGATTTTGACGAGCGCGTCAGGAAAACAATTGGAGACCAATTTGAATATGTATGTGAGCTTAAATTTGATGGGCTTTCCATCAGCTTAACCTACGAAAACCACAAATTGGTTCGCGCCGTTACCCGCGGTGATGGTACCAAAGGTGATGATGTGACCACCAATATTAAAACCATCAGGAACATCCCTCATCAGTTAAAAAATGAAACTGTTCCTCCGCTATTTGAAATCAGAGGGGAAATATTTATGCACCGTGCAGCCTTCGATCGCCTCAACAGAGAGCGTGAAGAATTTGGAGAGGTACAATATGCCAACCCTAGAAATTTTGCCGCAGGAACCATTAAAATGCAGGATTCTAAAGAAGTGGCGAGACGTCCATTAGACTGTTTCTTATATTCTCTGAATACTGATAAAAACTATTTCAAGACGCATTGGGAAAGTTTAGAAAGCTTAAAAAGCTGGGGTTTCAATGTATGCGAGCATACGGAGCTGAGCAGTACCATCGATGATGTACTTGCTTTTGTACACAAATGGGAAGAACAGCGTTTCCAACTTTCTTATGATATTGATGGAATCGTGATCAAAGTAAATAGTTATGCGCAGCAGCAGGAATTGGGCTTTACAGCCAAATCTCCACGATGGGCAATTTCTTATAAATACAAGGCGCAGGAAGTCGAAACTATCCTAGAGAAAGTGACTTATCAGGTAGGACGTACTGGTGCGGTGACGCCAGTAGCGAATCTAAAACCGGTTCAGCTTGCCGGAACAACGGTAAAAAGAGCTACGCTGCACAATGCGAATGAGATCGAGCGACTAGATCTTCATGAAGGTGATACCGTATTTGTAGAAAAAGGCGGAGAGATCATTCCTAAGATCATCCATGTAAACCTAGAGAAACGTAAGCCAGGAGCTTTAAAAATACATTACCTCAGCGCATGCCCGGAATGTAACACGCCATTGATCAGAAAAGAAGGAGAAGTAGCCTTCTACTGTCCCAATGATGAAGCTTGTCCGCCGCAAATTGTAGGTAAAATCCAGCATTTTATCAGCCGAAAGGCGATGAATATAGACGGATTGGGCGATGAAACGATCGAAACCTTTTATCAAAAAGGACTGGTTGCCCACATCAGCGATCTTTATACCCTGCATGAAAGATCAGAAGATTTGAAAACATTGGAACGTTTCGGTGAACGTTCTATAGAAAATATGCTGAAAGGAATTGAAAACTCTAAGCAAATGCCTTTTGAAAAAGTGCTTTTTGGATTAGGAATTAGATTTGTTGGGGAAACTGTTGCAAAAAAACTGGCTGTTGGAACTAAAAATATCGACAAGTTAATGACTGCAACGCTGGAAGAACTCGTTGCAATTGATGAAATCGGACAAAGAATTGCGGAAAGCATCATAGAATACTTCGCAAAACCGGAACATATCCGTCAAATTGAGCTGTTAAAGTCTTATGGACTGCAGTTCGAAGTGGTAGAAAAAGAAATTACGCTGCAAAGTGACAAATTAACTGGAAAAACATTCGTAATTTCGGGAGTTTTTGAAAATTACAGTAGGGAAGAACTCAAAGAGATAATTGAAAGCAATGGTGGTAAGATCCTGAGCGGCATTTCCGCAAAACTCAACTACCTTGTCGCGGGTGATAATATGGGACCTTCCAAATTGGAAAAGGCAAATAAATTGAATGTCCCCCTGATTTCACAGGATGGCCTATTAGCGTTATTGAAGTAA
- a CDS encoding ACP phosphodiesterase yields the protein MNFLSHYYFERDNPDENIVLGVILPDLIKNAQKEINLYPLKEKQLFLGDPIQHSLLKGWERHLEVDRVFHNSDFFKVQTHALKQLILPACENSPVKPFFLAHIGIELVLDHILTVKGIINIHTFYEQLIKSDKKAIELFLKNCGVTDTSIFMKFLDNFITSRYLFSYQKIENISYALNRICMRIWPNPFTETQTEMLTEKLIIYRDALEPEYLDIFKRIERMLPPII from the coding sequence ATGAACTTTCTTTCCCACTATTATTTTGAACGAGACAATCCTGACGAAAACATCGTCTTAGGCGTCATTTTGCCTGATCTGATTAAAAATGCACAGAAAGAAATCAACCTATATCCACTAAAAGAAAAACAGCTTTTCTTAGGGGATCCAATTCAGCATTCACTATTAAAAGGCTGGGAAAGACACCTGGAGGTAGATCGGGTTTTTCACAATTCAGACTTCTTCAAAGTACAAACCCATGCCTTAAAACAACTGATTTTACCTGCTTGTGAAAACAGTCCGGTGAAACCGTTTTTCCTGGCACATATTGGCATTGAACTGGTGTTAGACCATATCCTGACCGTTAAAGGAATAATCAACATCCATACTTTCTATGAACAGCTCATCAAATCTGATAAAAAAGCCATTGAACTTTTCTTAAAAAACTGTGGAGTCACAGACACCAGTATTTTCATGAAATTCCTGGACAACTTCATCACGAGCCGCTACCTGTTCAGCTATCAGAAGATCGAAAACATCTCCTATGCGCTCAACAGAATTTGCATGCGCATCTGGCCAAATCCTTTTACGGAAACACAGACAGAAATGCTTACCGAAAAACTGATCATTTATCGTGATGCCTTAGAACCGGAATATCTGGACATTTTTAAGCGCATAGAGCGTATGCTCCCACCTATAATATAG
- the tyrS gene encoding tyrosine--tRNA ligase: protein MTNFVEELRWRGMLQDIMPGTEEKLNEGMTSGYIGFDPTADSLHVGHLTQIMTLIHFQRAGHKPYALVGGATGMVGDPSGKSDERNLQTEDMVEHNLAGMRKQLSKFLTFEATGNGAVMVNNADWFKDMNLFTFIRDVGKHITVNYMMAKDSVKRRLEGDSGLSFTEFCYQLIQGFDFYYLWKHHNCLVQMGGSDQWGNIVTGTELIRRKDAGTAFAVTTKLIKKADGTKFGKTESGAVWLAPEKTSPYKFYQFWLNASDDDTKKWIRIFTLKTKEEIEALEVEHDAAPHLRILQKALAEDITVRTHSEEALETAIKTSEFLFGNGSLDFFKTLNETQVLEIFEGIPQFEISKEELMLGIDAATLLAEKSAVLASKGEAKKLIQGGGVAVNREKLKDASEVIGSAHLLNDQFIIVQKGKKNYFLLTVK, encoded by the coding sequence ATGACCAATTTCGTTGAAGAGTTACGCTGGAGAGGCATGTTGCAGGATATAATGCCTGGTACTGAAGAAAAATTAAATGAAGGAATGACATCGGGGTATATCGGCTTCGATCCAACTGCAGATTCATTGCATGTGGGCCACCTGACTCAGATCATGACTTTAATACATTTTCAACGTGCAGGACATAAACCTTATGCTTTGGTAGGCGGAGCAACAGGAATGGTTGGTGATCCTTCAGGTAAATCTGATGAGCGAAACCTGCAAACGGAGGATATGGTAGAACATAACCTTGCTGGAATGAGAAAACAGCTTTCGAAGTTCCTGACGTTTGAAGCAACTGGAAACGGTGCAGTAATGGTGAACAATGCAGACTGGTTTAAGGATATGAATCTTTTTACTTTTATCAGAGATGTAGGCAAGCACATTACTGTGAACTATATGATGGCAAAAGATAGTGTAAAGAGACGTCTTGAAGGTGATTCAGGTTTGTCATTTACAGAGTTTTGCTACCAGTTGATCCAGGGTTTCGATTTTTACTACTTGTGGAAACACCACAACTGTTTAGTGCAGATGGGTGGGTCAGATCAGTGGGGAAATATCGTAACGGGTACAGAATTGATCAGACGTAAAGATGCAGGTACTGCCTTTGCAGTAACGACAAAGCTGATTAAAAAAGCGGATGGTACTAAATTCGGTAAAACGGAAAGCGGTGCGGTTTGGCTGGCACCAGAGAAAACTTCTCCATATAAATTCTACCAGTTCTGGCTGAATGCTTCTGATGATGATACTAAAAAATGGATCAGAATCTTCACCCTAAAAACAAAAGAAGAAATTGAAGCCTTAGAAGTTGAGCATGATGCCGCACCACATCTTCGTATTTTGCAGAAAGCATTGGCGGAAGACATCACGGTGAGAACACATTCTGAAGAAGCTTTAGAGACTGCGATCAAAACCTCTGAGTTTTTATTCGGTAATGGTTCTTTAGATTTCTTTAAGACTTTAAATGAAACACAGGTATTAGAGATTTTTGAAGGAATTCCTCAGTTTGAAATTTCAAAAGAAGAATTGATGTTAGGTATTGATGCAGCAACTTTACTGGCAGAGAAATCAGCTGTGCTGGCTTCAAAAGGAGAAGCTAAGAAATTGATTCAGGGCGGTGGTGTAGCTGTTAACAGAGAGAAATTGAAAGATGCTTCAGAGGTCATTGGTTCAGCGCACCTTTTGAATGATCAGTTTATCATTGTACAAAAAGGAAAGAAAAACTACTTCTTATTGACTGTTAAATAA
- a CDS encoding LuxE/PaaK family acyltransferase → MKNLIKQIFSISNNEQFEETCLEVFKHQVENCDVYKAYISHLKVQPEAIKSAKEIPFLPISFFKTHEVLSSKDPVELTFSSSGTTGMSQSKHLVTDISVYDQSFTLAFEQFYGSIENTCFLALLPSYLEREGSSLIYMVDALIRDSKHPDSGYFLHNHEELHQKLTTLQASGQKTILIGVTYALLDFIENYQINFPELVVMETGGMKGKRKEMVREELHHLLQEGFGVADIHSEYGMTELLGQAYSKGAGIFNCPPWMKIYLRDTNDPLSLVENKSTGGINVIDLSNVNSCAFIATQDLGRLFPDGSFEVLGRFDNADIRGCNLLVQ, encoded by the coding sequence GTGAAGAACTTAATCAAGCAAATATTTTCTATCTCCAATAACGAACAGTTTGAAGAAACCTGCCTGGAGGTATTTAAACACCAGGTAGAAAACTGCGACGTTTATAAAGCCTATATTTCTCATCTTAAGGTGCAGCCAGAGGCCATCAAATCGGCCAAAGAAATTCCTTTTCTGCCGATTAGTTTTTTCAAAACTCATGAAGTATTGAGCAGCAAAGATCCGGTGGAGCTTACATTTAGTAGCTCTGGCACTACTGGAATGTCGCAAAGCAAGCATCTGGTAACTGACATATCTGTTTACGACCAGAGCTTTACCTTAGCATTTGAGCAGTTTTATGGCAGCATTGAAAATACTTGTTTTCTGGCTTTACTACCCTCTTATCTGGAACGGGAAGGATCCTCATTAATCTATATGGTTGATGCTTTAATCAGAGACAGCAAACATCCGGATAGCGGTTATTTCCTGCACAACCATGAAGAATTACATCAAAAATTAACCACACTGCAGGCCAGCGGCCAGAAGACCATCCTGATCGGCGTCACTTATGCTCTGCTGGACTTTATTGAAAATTATCAGATTAATTTCCCGGAACTGGTTGTCATGGAAACTGGCGGCATGAAAGGAAAAAGAAAAGAGATGGTACGAGAAGAACTCCATCATTTGCTGCAGGAAGGTTTTGGCGTAGCCGATATCCATAGTGAGTATGGCATGACCGAATTATTAGGTCAGGCTTATTCTAAAGGAGCTGGTATTTTCAATTGTCCGCCATGGATGAAAATTTACCTGCGTGATACCAATGATCCGCTGAGCCTGGTCGAAAATAAAAGTACTGGTGGAATCAATGTGATCGACCTTTCCAACGTAAACTCCTGCGCTTTTATCGCAACGCAAGACTTAGGCCGCTTGTTCCCTGATGGCTCATTTGAGGTATTAGGCCGCTTCGATAATGCGGATATCAGAGGTTGTAACCTGCTCGTTCAGTAA
- a CDS encoding penicillin acylase family protein, producing MMNKLKALVCVIIPILLAYALNTKFGNTPPLLKFLNPFTGFWQNAENKAISSKTNLALKGTLQNVDIAFDDRMIPHVFAQNDHDVYYAQGYVTAMHRLWQMDFQTRYAAGRLSEVVGKKAIELDRYQRRMGMVYGAEKSLEGMMADPKSKEMILAYTAGINAYIHSLNTAKLPLEYKILDFTPEDWTPLKCALLLKQMSAVLAMGSDEFYMTNIRKKFGTEVVKDLFPDYPFKEDPIIPVGTKWDFKPLPIPSPPAAFTEMNTANIKTQEKIEGIGSNNWAISGAKTLSGSPILANDPHLDLSLPSIWYQIQLHAPGLNAYGVSLPGAPGIVIGFNQNIAWGVTNVAADVLDFYQIKFKDNTHKSYWYDNQWKNTSTRLEKIKILGEKTEVDTVFYTHHGPVVYLQKPKDFSKAANVPIGNALRWIAHEKSNELKTFYLLNRGKNYDDYRKALTYYTAPAQNFVFASADNDISITANGKFPLKWKDQGKFILDGTEPKNDWQGWIPASQNPTVKNPPRNFVSSANQSSTDQTYPYYINWEFSPYERGKRINDRLTAMTKATADSIRLMQTDSYSIYAQNILPHILPLVDQPGLNATQKEAFRITSGWNKYYGAESVGASVFDLWTKRLMFNIWNDEFTVDAVPMRFPSRDRTVQLIQKEPNSKWFDNINTPAKETLNDAVNEAFKYACDSLERKYGAISMEWAWANVKHSNVPHLAKIPGFGSKVLMTGGGKMTINALSETNGPSWRMVIELGKNPKGHGVFPGGQSGNPGSRFYDNMIDTWASGKLYDLYFMQSPNDPAAKIISSLKITKK from the coding sequence ATGATGAATAAATTAAAAGCCTTGGTTTGCGTGATTATTCCCATACTCCTTGCGTATGCCTTGAATACGAAGTTTGGGAATACTCCTCCGTTACTTAAATTTCTGAATCCCTTCACAGGATTTTGGCAAAACGCTGAAAATAAAGCAATTTCCTCAAAAACGAATCTGGCTTTGAAAGGGACCTTACAAAACGTAGATATTGCGTTTGACGATCGTATGATCCCTCATGTTTTTGCGCAAAACGACCATGATGTATATTATGCACAGGGTTACGTGACCGCAATGCATCGTTTGTGGCAAATGGATTTCCAGACACGTTATGCTGCCGGGCGCTTATCAGAAGTAGTTGGCAAAAAAGCCATAGAACTCGACAGGTACCAACGCAGAATGGGTATGGTGTATGGCGCAGAGAAATCACTGGAAGGCATGATGGCAGACCCGAAATCCAAAGAAATGATCCTGGCCTATACTGCAGGTATCAATGCTTATATCCACAGCCTGAATACAGCTAAACTTCCTTTAGAATACAAAATATTAGATTTTACACCAGAAGACTGGACTCCACTAAAATGTGCGTTATTGTTAAAACAGATGTCGGCTGTGCTGGCCATGGGTTCCGACGAATTTTACATGACCAATATCCGGAAGAAATTTGGCACCGAAGTAGTCAAAGACTTGTTTCCTGATTATCCTTTCAAAGAAGATCCGATCATCCCGGTAGGTACAAAATGGGATTTTAAACCACTGCCAATTCCTAGTCCTCCTGCTGCGTTTACAGAAATGAATACTGCGAACATTAAAACTCAAGAGAAAATAGAGGGCATCGGCAGTAATAACTGGGCAATATCCGGAGCAAAAACGCTTTCTGGATCTCCTATCCTGGCAAATGATCCCCATCTGGACCTGAGCTTACCTTCCATCTGGTATCAGATCCAACTCCATGCACCCGGCTTAAATGCCTACGGAGTATCCCTTCCCGGCGCACCAGGAATCGTCATTGGCTTCAACCAAAATATCGCCTGGGGTGTCACCAATGTGGCCGCAGATGTATTGGATTTCTACCAGATCAAATTCAAAGACAATACCCATAAAAGCTACTGGTATGACAACCAATGGAAAAATACCAGCACCCGACTGGAAAAGATAAAAATCCTCGGAGAAAAAACGGAAGTTGACACCGTATTCTATACTCATCATGGTCCTGTAGTTTACCTTCAAAAGCCTAAAGATTTCTCTAAAGCGGCAAATGTGCCGATCGGGAATGCCCTTCGCTGGATCGCACATGAGAAATCCAATGAGTTAAAAACCTTTTACTTATTAAACAGAGGCAAAAACTACGACGATTACCGGAAAGCCCTTACTTATTACACTGCACCAGCACAGAACTTTGTATTCGCTTCCGCAGACAATGACATTTCCATCACCGCAAATGGTAAATTCCCACTAAAATGGAAAGACCAGGGGAAATTTATCTTAGATGGAACAGAGCCTAAAAATGACTGGCAAGGATGGATTCCTGCATCGCAAAATCCAACAGTTAAAAATCCACCGAGAAACTTTGTCAGCTCTGCCAATCAATCTTCTACGGATCAAACTTACCCGTATTACATCAATTGGGAATTCAGTCCTTATGAACGCGGAAAAAGGATCAACGACCGCTTAACTGCCATGACTAAGGCTACCGCCGATAGTATACGCCTAATGCAAACCGATTCCTATAGCATCTACGCACAAAACATCCTGCCACATATCCTCCCGCTGGTCGATCAGCCAGGGCTCAATGCGACACAAAAAGAAGCTTTCAGGATCACCTCAGGATGGAACAAATATTATGGCGCCGAATCTGTTGGAGCCAGCGTATTCGACCTATGGACAAAAAGATTGATGTTCAATATCTGGAATGATGAATTTACAGTGGATGCTGTTCCAATGCGCTTCCCATCCAGGGACCGTACCGTTCAGCTGATCCAAAAAGAACCAAATTCAAAATGGTTTGATAACATCAATACCCCTGCAAAAGAAACATTAAATGACGCCGTGAATGAGGCTTTCAAATATGCCTGCGACAGCCTGGAAAGAAAATACGGTGCCATCAGCATGGAATGGGCATGGGCAAATGTGAAACATAGCAATGTGCCACACCTTGCCAAAATTCCAGGTTTTGGCTCTAAAGTATTGATGACAGGCGGTGGAAAAATGACCATCAACGCCCTGAGTGAAACTAACGGTCCTTCCTGGAGGATGGTCATTGAACTCGGCAAAAATCCTAAAGGACATGGGGTATTTCCTGGTGGACAATCAGGAAATCCTGGAAGTCGCTTCTATGACAACATGATCGATACCTGGGCCAGCGGCAAGTTGTATGATCTTTATTTCATGCAAAGCCCGAATGATCCTGCTGCCAAAATAATTTCTTCCTTAAAAATAACCAAAAAATAA